Genomic DNA from Streptosporangiales bacterium:
CGGCCGGAACACCGGTCGCAGTCCCTGGATGCCCTCGAGCGTGCTGCTCGGCCGGGGCGAGTCGTCCGCGTCGACGACCGTTCCGTCGGCACGTCGGTACGGTTCGATGTCGGTGGCCCAGAAGCCGTTGTCCAGTGCGGCGGCAGTGCGTTGCTGGGACTGCAGGGCGTACTCGTCCATGTCGGTGCGGCTGACTTCGTGCAACAGCGCTACGTTCTCTGCGGTCTGGCCCATCTCGATGAAGACGTCGGGGAGCAGGCCCGACGTCCGCGGGTCGGTCCAGGCATCCGCACCGTCTTCCTCGGCCTTGCGGCTGCGCGCACGTGCCTCGTCGAAGAGCGGGTTCATGGTGTCCGGGATGGAGTCGGCCTCGCCCTTGGCGTAGGTGCTGCACGACTCGACGCCGGCGGAGACGAACACGTCACCCTCGCCGACGCGGATGGCGTGCATGGCCATCCGGGTCGTCTGCACGCTGGAGGCGCAGTACCGGGTGACTGTGCAGCCGGGCACGTCGTCGAGGCCGAGCAGCACGGCCACCACCCGCGCCATGTTGAAACCCTGTTCGCCGCCTGGCGAGCCACATCCGAGCAGGATGTCGTCGACGTCCCGCTGGTCCAGCTGTGGAACCTTCGCCAGCGCCTGCGAGATGACCTGGGCGGCCATGTCGTCCGGGCGTTCGGTGGCGAGGCTGCCCTTCGTGGCCCGCCCGATCGGGGTGCGTGCCATCGCCACGATGACTGCGTCACGCATGGAATTCCACCTCCGAGTTCGTCGGTAGCCACTGCTGTGCCCGCGTCCGTTCGGTCGCCGTCAGCTCGCGGGAGTGGTGGCCGTCGCGGTCCCAGAGCACTACGACGACCGCCGCGCGGGCAAGCTCGACACCGTCGGGGCTGGTGACGAGCTCGTCAGTGGTGATGCTGCGGCGGCCCACCCGACTGACGCCGAACGTCACCTCGATCTCCTGGCACTCCATGGTGACCTCGGCGAGGTAGTCGATCTCGATCCGCGCGACGACGTAGGTGTCGGCCGACTGCACTCCGATCGACTCGCTGAGCCACTGCGTCCGTGCCTCGTCGAGCAAGGTGAGCATCGTCGCGTGGTAGACGTGGCCCTGATGGTCGAGGTCCCGCCAGCGAAGCGGCACCCGGATACGCGGCTCGCCGTGTACGGAAGAGGACACCGACACCCCGATTCTGAACGTCGCGTTGAGCAGCCTGATGTTTCTATATTGAACGAATGATATAAACAGATGCTAGAGGATCGTCCGCTGGACGTGTCAAGGTTTGTCCGCGTCCTAGAGTGGCGTTGCTTGGAAGGGGTCGCATGCCGAAGATCGTCGATCACGAGCAGCGTCGGGCGGAACTGGCCGACGCCGCGTTGGACGTGATCGCCCACCAGGGGATCAAGGCGGTTACCCTCCGCGCGGTGGCCAGGGCCGCCGGCTGGTCGACGGGTGTGCTCAACCACTACTACGAGTCGCACCACGCCTTGCTGGTCGGCGCGCTCCGTCGGGCGGCGGAGATCCAGGGGCGCATGTTCAAGGAGATCCGCGGCGACGCGGCGATGGACCCGATGAGCCGGTTGCACAAGCTGATCGAGAGCGTGCTCCCGCTTGACGACCGCCGGGTCGCCATGACCCGCATCTTCCTGGTCTTCTCGGCCGAGGCGGCGGCGACGCCCGAGGCCCGCGAGGAGGTGGCCGACTACCTGCACAACTGGCGGCGCGTCGTCCGTCGGGTCATCGCCGAAGCGCAGGAGGCCGGCCAGCTGCCCGCCGAGCTCGACGCAGGCGCACTCGCCGCCGAGCTGGTCGCGTTGTCCGACGGGCTGGCGATGCACGCGATGCTCGACGAGGACGTGCTCGACCAGTTGGTGAGCCGCAAGAAGCTACGTATCGAGCTGATCGGTGGCGCCTGGCGGCTCGGCTTAGACTGACGGCGCCCAACGTCGAGGTCGCCGCGCGGACAAGGAAGGTCGGGGGATCGCCCATGCCCAAGGTCGTCGAGCATGACCGGCGACGTGCCGAGATCGCGGATGCGGCGCTGGCGCTCGTCGCGCGTGCGGGGACCAGGGCGGCGACCATCCGTGCGGTCGCGGAGGAGACCGGTTGGTCCGCCGGTGCGCTCAACCACTACTACGCGTCGCGCCAGGAGCTGTTGGTGGGCGCGTTGCGTCGTGCGGCCGAGCTGCAGGGCGAGATCTTCCAGGAGATCGAACGCCGCGGCGCGAGCAACGCCATGGACCGACTGCGCGGCCTCATCGAGAGCGTGTTGCCGCTGGACGACCGCCGGCTGGCGCTGACGCGCGTCTTCCTCGTCTTCTACGCGGAAGCCACCGCCGATCCGCACACGCACGCGGAGGTGGTCGAGTACCTGCGCAACTGGCGTCGGGTCATCCGCCGGGCGGTCGGCGAGGCGCAGCGCGAAGGCGCGATACCGGCGAGTCTCGACGCGACGCGGTTGGCGGCCGAGCTCGTCGCGGTTGCCGACGGCCTCGCGATCCACGGCATGCTCGATCCGAGTGTCCTGGAACCCGTGGCCGCCGGTGAACGTATGACCCTCACGTTCATCGAGGACTCCTGGCTGTTGAGCGTGGCGGGAACGACGTTCAGCAGCTAGTGCCTCGCCGGTGCCGCAGCGCCGGGTCAGCCTCCTCGAAGTCTTGACGGTCGGCAGGGCGCCGTTTATTTTGTAGCGGACATCCGACTTACAAAAGTTTGACACGTGCTGAAGCACGGTCCGTGAGCCGTCGGTTGGCCGATCCGTACCGTCGTGCGGTTGATCGACCTCGTGTTGGAGGTATCGGTGGCAAGGGATGGCGAAGTGGGACCAGGCAAGAACTCGTTCGCAAGCAGTGCACTCGGCAGAATCCTGTTGCCGGCCCTGATCTTCCAGTCGGTGGCCATCGGCGGGGCGTACGCCACCGGCAGGGAGGCCGTCGAGTACGGCGGGAAGTACGGTGCGTTGGGCTGGATCGCGGGCCTGGCGCTGTTCGTAGGGCTGACCGTGACGGCGTGCCTCATGTTCGAGCTGGCGCGTAAGTTCGAGCTCTTCGACTACCGGAACCTGCTGAAGAAGCTCGTCGGACCGCTGTACTGGATCTTCGACGTCCTGTACCTCATGTTGGCTTGGTCATCATCGGGGTGCTCGTGTCGGCCACCGGCGAGATCCTGAAGACCACGCTCGGCCTGAACTACTGGGTCGGCGTCGTGCTGGTCGTGCTGCTCGTGAGCGTCGTCAACTACTACGGCGAAGGCGTCATCGAGCGCTTCAACGGCCTCGGCACGGTCTTGCTCTGCCTGGGCTACGTGTTGTTCGCCGCTCTCGCGATCAGCACGAACTGGGAGCAGATGCTGAGCACCCTGCGCAGCGGTGACCACTCCCTGCACCCCGACGTGTCGCTGTGGGAGGTCGTACGCACGGGGCTGGTCTACGCAGGGCTCTACCTCGTCATCTTTCCCGCGACCCTGTTCACCATTCGCCGGCAGCGCCGGCAGCGGGACGCGATGCTGTCCGGCGGTGTGCTCGGCCTGTTGATCGTGGTGCCGTGGTTCCTCACCTACTTCGCGCTGATGGGCTTCTACCCGGACACGAAGGTGTTGGAGGCGCCGCTGCCGTGGCTCGTCATGCTGCAGGGGCACGGGTTCTGGATCACAGTGGTCTTCGGTGTGCTGGTCGGGTGGACGCTGTTCGCGACGGCCATCGGCCTGATCCACGCGCCCCTGCAACGGGTCAGCCAAGAACCTCGTCGACTTCGGTCGCGCCCCGCTGGGCCGCCGCTCCAGTGGTCTCATCACCGCGCTCACGCTCGCGATCGCGGTCCTGCTCGCCCGGGTCGGGATCATCGACCTGGTGGCCAAGGGCTACACCGCAGGGCCTACGCGATGATCGCGATCCTCGGCATCCCGCTCCTGGTGCGCGGTACGTACCTGATCATCACCAGGAAGGGCCCCGCCAACTCGACGAAGACACCAGCAGCCGAGACAGAGCAGGCAGCCACAGCCGACTAGCGCGAACGTGGACAGGGTCGCCGGGTTCGAAGGCCCGCGACCCTGTCCACCTCTTCGAAGTGCCCCGCCGTTCGAGCGGCGGTCTGGGACTTCCGCGGCCGCGGGTCGTGGCCGTCCGACGGATGGTGCCGGTGATCGCGACATCCAACGTGGTGCCGGTGTGCTGGCCTGCGGAGGTCAACGAGGCGGCCTCGCCGGCCGGTGAGCGGGGAGCGCCACGATCATCACCTCGACAGGGAGCAGGCTCAGCCCGGTCGGCAGCGGATCCGTCCAGCGCCAGGGTCTGGCGTCGGACCGTCCACTGCCGGCCGGGCATCGAGGTGTGCAGCTCGTGGCGGCTCGTTGGCACACTGGGTACCCGAGCGAACTCGAAGTGCCCGCCGTTCGAGCGGCGGGCCTAGGCCTCCGTGCGTAGCGCTCTCGCGTCGACTGTGTCGATGTCGAGGCCGCGGGTCTCGGGGAAGACCCAGGCCCACAGGGCTGCGGCGGCGTAGAGCACGGTGGAGCCGAGGAACATCCAGGCGTAACCGTGTTCGGCGACGACCGCGGCGGCGATGAGTGGTGGGATCGCGGACAGACCGCGAGCAATCTGGAGGGCGGACGAGACGCCCGTCGAGCGCGTCTCGGTCGGGAACACCTCGCTGAACAGGGCGCCGAACACCGTGGCGGCGTTGGAGCCGAAGTACATGACGAAGAACGGCACGAGGATCGCCGGTGACGTGAGCAGCTCGCGGCCGAGGATGAACAGGACGAGAGCGCCCACCGTAGCGATCGTCATCAAGGCGGTGAGGGTGATCCTGCGGCCGAACCGGTCCGATGCCCAGGCGCCGGTGACGCAGCCGAGCAGGCCGGCGAACGCCGTGAAGAAGATCCACCAGGAGGCGCCGGACATGCTGAAGCCGCCTTCGACGAGGTACTTCGGCAGCAGCGTCGTGGCGCCGTAGTACGCCCAGAAGTAGAAGCTGGCGGCGATCAGGCAGATGAAGAACGGCCGGATGAACGACTTCGACGCGAAGGCTCGCCAGGACACCCGGTCGTGGCGCACGGCGCGTTCCCACGCAGCCGACTCCGGGGTGCGCATCCGCAGGTACAACGCGAACAGCACCGGCAGGCCGGAGATGGCGAACGTCCACCGCCAGCCGACGAGCGGCAGCAGGTGACCGCCGACGAGCGACGCCAGCATGATGGCGACGAAGGCGCCACCGTAGAGCAGGCCGCTCCACCAACCGCGACGGAGCGGGTTGAGTACCTCGGTGATCAACGACTGGCCGACGCCGTACTCACCGCCGAGCCCGAGCCCGGCGATGAGCGTCAGGATCATCAACGTCTCGTAGTTGGGGCTCGCCGCACGCGCGAGCGTCGCCAGCGAGTAGACGAGGACCGTGATGATGAGCACCCGCTGCCGGCCGATCCGGTCGGCGACGAGTCCGAACCCGACACCGCCGACGGCGATCGATGCGAGCGATGCAGAGATCAGCCAGGCACTCTGGCCCGCCGACAGGCCGAACGCCTTGCTGATCGGGATCAGCAGGAAGGTGAGGAGGAAGACCTCGTAGTAGTCGAAGATCCAACCGATGAGGCGCCGAAGAAGGCACCACGTTGACTTCGGTCGAGGCGGAGTCTGGCAGGCGAGGCTGGCGAAGTTTCGACCATGATGGTCTCCTCGATCGCTTGAGGGCAACTGGAACTGGGCTGTTCCCCCGGTGGTCTGTCGGACGGGTAGTGCGCTCTACCCGAGTGGCTGGTCGCGGGTGATCAGCAGGGTTCCCGACGGGTGTGGTGTCGCCGTCCAGCCGAGCCGCACGAGCGTCGTCGTGTCTGGCTGCACGATGACCGCAGGCCCGGGCAGTTCGGCCGACACGGCGCCGCGTGCCAGCACGGGGACGGTGGCGAACTCCTCGCGCTCGGGCAGGTAGATCTGCTGGTCCGTGTACTCGTTGCTCTCCTGGGCAGGCGCGAGCGCGGGCGTGGTGCGCGGGTACGACGCGGTGACGCGCACGGCCGCGACCTCGACGGTGCCTGCGGGATCGTGCTGCCCGTAGAGCCGCTGGTGCAGCTCGTGGAAGCCGGACACGAGCGCGGCCGTAAGGTCCGCGGGATCGCTGGTGTCCGGTACGGGGACGGTCAGCTCGTGCGACTGTCCTACGTAACGCGCGTCGACGCTGCGGGTGAGCGTCAGGCCGGTCGGCGGCACGGTGGTCGCGCGGCCGATCTCGTCGCGCGCCGATGCGGCGACCTCGTCGAGCGTACGGACGAGCACTGCAGGGTCGCCCTCGCCGAGGCGGCACCGTTGCGTCCGCCACCTGATGACGCGGGTGTCCGCGGCGAGCAGGCCGTAGGCGGAGAGCACGCCTGGGTGTGGCGGTACGAGGATCTCGTCGATGTCGAGGTCGTCGGCGATGCTGCAGGCGTGCAGCGGACCAGCGCCGCCGCAGGCGATGAGCGCGAACTGTCGCGGGTCGTGGCCACGCCCGATGGACACCACCCGCACAGCCGCGGACATGGCGGCGTTCGCCAGCCGGTGTACGCCCCACGCGGCGTGCACCAGGTCCATGCCGAGACGATCGGCGACCCTGGTACGCAAGGCCTTCTCCGCGAGCTCGCGGTTGAGCGTCAGCCGGCCGCCCGCGAGTCCGGCGCCGCCGAGGAAGCCGAGCACAACGTTCGCGTCGGTGACCGTCGGGTCGTCGCCGCCGCGGCCGTAGCACGCCGGCCCTGGATCGGCGCCCGCGCTGTGCGGGCCGACCCGCAACGAGCCGGCCGCATCGACGTACGCGATGCTGCCGCCGCCGGCGCCGACCGTGTGTACGTCGACCATCGGCACCCGCAACGGTTGCCCGGAGATGCGGCCCTCGTCGTTGACGAGTGGTTCACCGCCGACGACCAACGTGACGTCGGTGCTGGTGCCGCCCATGTCGAAGCTGAGTACCCGGTTGCGATCGGCGGCGGTGCCGACCGCGGCCGCACCCATGGCGCCACCGGCGAGCCCGGAGAGGAGGGTGCCGGCCGCGCGTTCCTCGACCAGCTCGCTGGCGACGATCCCGCCGTGCGACTCCATCACCTGCAACGAGCTGGCGACTCCCGTGTGCCTAAGGCGGTCACGCAGCCGGGCGAGGTAGGCCGCGAGCTTCGGCCTGATGTACGCGTCGAAGGCGGTGACGACGAGCCGCTCGAACTCCCTGAAGCGCGGGTCGATACGCGACGACAGGCTCACGTACGTCTCCGGGCTGTGCTCCCGCACGATCTCCGCGACGCGTTGCTCGAGCGCGGGGTTGGCGAACGAGAACAGCAGCGAGACGGCGATCGCCTCCACCTGGTCGTCGTCGACGAGCGACGCGACGGCGCGCCGTACGGCGGCTTCGTCGAGCTCGTCCACCACCGCACCCGTCGGGTCGACCCGGCCGGCGACGCCGTGGATCCGCCTGCGCGGGCACAGGAACCCGGGCG
This window encodes:
- a CDS encoding TetR family transcriptional regulator, producing MPKVVEHDRRRAEIADAALALVARAGTRAATIRAVAEETGWSAGALNHYYASRQELLVGALRRAAELQGEIFQEIERRGASNAMDRLRGLIESVLPLDDRRLALTRVFLVFYAEATADPHTHAEVVEYLRNWRRVIRRAVGEAQREGAIPASLDATRLAAELVAVADGLAIHGMLDPSVLEPVAAGERMTLTFIEDSWLLSVAGTTFSS
- a CDS encoding acetyl-CoA C-acyltransferase codes for the protein MRDAVIVAMARTPIGRATKGSLATERPDDMAAQVISQALAKVPQLDQRDVDDILLGCGSPGGEQGFNMARVVAVLLGLDDVPGCTVTRYCASSVQTTRMAMHAIRVGEGDVFVSAGVESCSTYAKGEADSIPDTMNPLFDEARARSRKAEEDGADAWTDPRTSGLLPDVFIEMGQTAENVALLHEVSRTDMDEYALQSQQRTAAALDNGFWATDIEPYRRADGTVVDADDSPRPSSTLEGIQGLRPVFRPDGRVTAGNCCPLNDGASALVVMSAEKAQQRGVTPLARIVATAVSGISPEIMGLGPVEATKRALALADMSVDDIDLFELNEAFAAQVLPSQRELGRLSRRS
- a CDS encoding MFS transporter encodes the protein MPSSDRGDHHGRNFASLACQTPPRPKSTWCLLRRLIGWIFDYYEVFLLTFLLIPISKAFGLSAGQSAWLISASLASIAVGGVGFGLVADRIGRQRVLIITVLVYSLATLARAASPNYETLMILTLIAGLGLGGEYGVGQSLITEVLNPLRRGWWSGLLYGGAFVAIMLASLVGGHLLPLVGWRWTFAISGLPVLFALYLRMRTPESAAWERAVRHDRVSWRAFASKSFIRPFFICLIAASFYFWAYYGATTLLPKYLVEGGFSMSGASWWIFFTAFAGLLGCVTGAWASDRFGRRITLTALMTIATVGALVLFILGRELLTSPAILVPFFVMYFGSNAATVFGALFSEVFPTETRSTGVSSALQIARGLSAIPPLIAAAVVAEHGYAWMFLGSTVLYAAAALWAWVFPETRGLDIDTVDARALRTEA
- a CDS encoding TetR family transcriptional regulator, encoding MPKIVDHEQRRAELADAALDVIAHQGIKAVTLRAVARAAGWSTGVLNHYYESHHALLVGALRRAAEIQGRMFKEIRGDAAMDPMSRLHKLIESVLPLDDRRVAMTRIFLVFSAEAAATPEAREEVADYLHNWRRVVRRVIAEAQEAGQLPAELDAGALAAELVALSDGLAMHAMLDEDVLDQLVSRKKLRIELIGGAWRLGLD
- a CDS encoding hydantoinase/oxoprolinase family protein; translated protein: MSASVGIDIGGTFTDVVVCPDDGTPATVAKVPTTPADAGIGLVTGLTRALDAAGLEPADVSWLVHGTTVGTNAVLERAGARIGIITTAGFEDTLFIGRAKRAENYDLFAGPTAPGFLCPRRRIHGVAGRVDPTGAVVDELDEAAVRRAVASLVDDDQVEAIAVSLLFSFANPALEQRVAEIVREHSPETYVSLSSRIDPRFREFERLVVTAFDAYIRPKLAAYLARLRDRLRHTGVASSLQVMESHGGIVASELVEERAAGTLLSGLAGGAMGAAAVGTAADRNRVLSFDMGGTSTDVTLVVGGEPLVNDEGRISGQPLRVPMVDVHTVGAGGGSIAYVDAAGSLRVGPHSAGADPGPACYGRGGDDPTVTDANVVLGFLGGAGLAGGRLTLNRELAEKALRTRVADRLGMDLVHAAWGVHRLANAAMSAAVRVVSIGRGHDPRQFALIACGGAGPLHACSIADDLDIDEILVPPHPGVLSAYGLLAADTRVIRWRTQRCRLGEGDPAVLVRTLDEVAASARDEIGRATTVPPTGLTLTRSVDARYVGQSHELTVPVPDTSDPADLTAALVSGFHELHQRLYGQHDPAGTVEVAAVRVTASYPRTTPALAPAQESNEYTDQQIYLPEREEFATVPVLARGAVSAELPGPAVIVQPDTTTLVRLGWTATPHPSGTLLITRDQPLG